The window GGTGCgtcccctcccctctctccctccctccctcgccggccgccgcctctcGCCCCCCTCGGTCGCGGCCGCCGGCCGCCGATTGCGCCCGTCCCGCGTTTTCCCGCTCGGTCCGGGGCGTTTCTGGACGCACCTGACCGATCCGCTCCCAATGCGGCGGGTTCCCCGTCGCCTCGATCTCCTCTGACGCTCCTCTGCTCCCCTGTCCCCGTCGCAGGATGGCCGCCACGCTCCACGCCAAGATCAACCGCAAGCGCCTCGACAAGCTCGACATCATCAAAATTTGGTGAGCCCCCGACCCGATCCCGCCAGTTTCTCTCTGCTTTGAGCCCGCGGTCCGCCCCGATTCTAATCCGCGTGTGCTGCGCTGTGTCTGACGCTGCTGCAGCGAGGAGATCCTGAACCCGTCGGTGCCCATGGCGCTCAGGCTCTCCGGGATCCTCATGGGTGAGCCGTCCCTCCGGGTCATTTCGCTCCTTTTTTTCCCTCGCCGGATTCGTTCCTGTTCTCCCCCGGGGATGTGACGCGTGTTTGTTGCTGTTGTTGCCTGTGCGCATGATGAGCAGGCGGCGTGGTGATCGTGTACGAGAGGAAGGTGAAGCTTCTCTACGGTCAGTCCATCTGCTTGCTGCACTTTTTTGTTGTCGAAATGTTCAGATTCTCATCGTTTCCAACTGTTCCTCGCAGATGATGTGTCCCGTCTTCTGGTAAACTTCGACTTCCAGTCTTGCCCAGTTCATCCTGCTTGGTAATTTGGTGGTTGGGTTTACGCTTGCGTTGATTTCTTCCGCAGATTGAGATCAACGAGGCATGGAAGATCAGGCCGGCCGTGGACCACACCGTCCTCCCCAAGGGCAAGGCTCAAGCCAAGTGAGTGCGCTCTCCGTCTCCATGCCCTTCTACAAGTTTCTGAATGTGCTTGTGTCCTGATAATGCGGAGCCGGCGTCCATTTCTCTCTGGAATGGGGTTTTCTTTGTGTGTTTGGACCTCGTGGTATTAGCCTGATGGTTTGCAGGGTACCAAGGTGGTTGTATGTATGGACAGCTTAACTTTGTCTGTTTATGAAATTTCTGAGAGGCTCGATAGCAATGCAGCCTCTGTCAGCTTGCTTGTTACCAATTGGTGTGTTCTGCATTGTATAGTATTGAGTTTACGATGATATGTGATTTGCGATGTTTTCAGATGTTTCTAGTAGAAGTTTCTGAATGTGtttgcgtggtgatgatggagagtTGGTGTCCATTTCTCTGTGGAAATGGAATTTTCTTTGTGTCTTTAGACCGTGTGGTGTTAGTCTGATGGTTTAGATTGGAGGCTGTTGCAAGGTGCCAAAGTGGCTGTATGAGCAACTGAACTTTCTGTGTTTATGAAATTTCTTAAGATGCCTAACAACACTGTCAGTCTGTCAGCTTGCTTGGTAACTATTGCTGTGTGCTCCATTGTGCACTACTGATTTTACAATGACCAACGGCACTACTTTGTGGTGTTTTCAGATGTTTCTAGAATTTTATTGATGATGCCATATCACTGATTGCGTGAAATGTAACTGGCATGCAGTCCTAGCCATGGGTCCATGCTGTGAAATGTAACTGGGACACACAGCCCTAGCCATGGGCCCTCGCTGTGTGATCCTGCTGTAACTTGACTCTGTTCTTGTGTTTGTGGGGCAGCAGCTATTCATATAGACCTTCATATGATTTTGTGTCTCCTGTCTTGATATTCTCATTGCTTGATTAAATTCATGGGTTGCAACTTTGCCTAAGGGGGGTCGTTTGGGTGTTATAGCTGTTGATGCAAGGGTTCATGCAGGTATTTATGTCTTTGTATGTTGCTGATTGTTATGTCTGGGTTAGTCAATTTTAATCAGCTCCAGGTGCAAGGGATTGACTGATATCAGTTGATTTTGGGTTGTTCAGTGCTGACTTATTATTTTGGTATTGGTTTCTTATTCAATATCAGTCAATCTCTTGAGACTGGATGGTCTAATTATAGCAGATCTGGGGGTTGTAATGGTACTTGAGAAATAATGCTATGTTCAGAGGGGATCTTTATCACCTTGGAAAACTGTTAACATATCTTAATATTCTGTCATGTTCAGAGCGCGGACTCTTGTCGCTTGCCTTTGGAAGTTTGTTAGTACTCCAAATGAGATATTTAACCTCTTGCTACTGTGTCATTGCCATTGAGAAAAGGGTTTTATGGAGAATGATATGTCTTAAGATTAAGAAAACAGTGTGTCATTTTTATCTGAAAGTGCTGCTTCTTGCAGGTATGAAGCAGTAACACTGCCAGAGAACGCGGTGGATATGGAGGTGGAGCAGCCCGTGTTTTTCACAGATACTGATACTACTAGGTTCCGCGGAATGGTAATCGTTGTCATCTGTGTATTCTGGAAGTTGAAACTGTGTTAGTCTatcgtattcggagactaatatgatgaattgtattcaaagactaatcttctattgtattcgatgaatctgttgttgatgtgtgctgtctatattttgtcaaattatacattttgtaacctgtgcaaaaaacagaaaataaaaaaataaaaaaaactaatattcatactaatggcgcatcacatgacagtgcgccattagtatgacaaagcataataatggcgcatcactggtcagtgcgccattagtatgccgcggttactaatggcgcatcccatggttgtgcgccattagtatgccaaagcacctgggtatacatggcccctgggaggcatactaatggcgcaccgtagcctatactaatggcgcaccagtggtgcgccattagtataccagatactaatggcgcaccactggtgcgccattagtaaaaattactaatggcgtgctagtaatgacgcaccagtgatgcgccattaatggcctaattaggtgcgccattagtagcggtttttctagtagtgcaatatgcaacgagttgcatattgacggaacaccacatcaattatttagttcactcccggttaggtactcaacaatattaaaggttggttaacatggcaagaggtgaagcataacaaaaactataccatctaaacaatttaaatggggccggatataacaaacaacaaacccggtaaaaccccatatgcattagtaatctaaatgcaaacaacaatttaagcattttaattgttgttatcatgatgtgtatgacatggacaagtttatgcaagtttttatgaaaacgttgacatgataagatatgagtcATTTGTCATTGTGGTGGAAACGAAAGGGGTGTCACGGCAACGACAAGGGAAATGCTGCCACAGCAaaattccggttccggtaactcgattgagatgccggtgcaaaaggaaaagtgacaggggtgtgtcatgcaaggatggtggggtgctcccggatatcGGGTCCTCACGGGTTAGCGGCaaaagaggaggaccgagcaagtgacaactcgggcacggtgcagacaacgggtgcatctcatacaacacatgcgaaCGTTCTCgaacggtcgtctcggggttataccttcgaagcgtgcgttatcggaggggttcgagattgatgcggtgtaggggaagtagacgttccgcGACGGTAGTCAAAGTAGTTGTTCTCGTTTCGTAGTTGTTCGGGGTCGCCGCCAGTTGTACACATTCGTTGTTGGACTTGACGGATCCAATGCCTCCGGACATAGTGGTACATGTTCATTTTTTCAGAGAGGTACTTGGCAttcttcggtcataggtacttgacgttttttgctacccgggtcttcggcgacggtcgttGTACACATGACGTTGGGGTACTTGTTGGTCCGGTCTTGACGGTCTCGTTTTTGTGACGGTAGTCGTACTAGTCGgcggtagtggaacttgacggatccgagctCTTCGAGGGTCGTTCACGTTGTAGTCGTACATGTTCAGGAAGAAACTTTTACGGCGTCATGGAACTTGGCAAAATGCatgtcgacggtagttgttctcgtattatcgtggtacttggcgatatccGTGCGTAGAGGCCTCGTGTAGACGAACATGAGGTACTCCGGGGCAGAGGAATCAACGTGGCAACGGTGGTATCGACGTATCCAGATCACAACAAGGCCAAGGGGTCTCGCGCATTGCAGATCGAAGCAGCGGTCGGACTCGTCCTCCTGCGAGCAGAGACAAGGGCACCAGGAAGACCTACGAGGAGCAGCAACAGCAAGGTGGAGGATGACGACGAACTTGGTGCACCGAAGGTAGGGACGAGGCCCTGCCGGCGGGCAGGAGGCACAGAGGATGAAGGCGAGGGAACAACCATGGCGGCGCTGGTCGCGGGGGAACTCGTTCATGGCGCCCAgacctttggtgcacaacgtggcgGCCAGGAGGAGTCTCTCCGGCGAGCTGTGGGCGGCCACTGCTCGAGGAGAGGCCACGGGCGGCTGGATTCGGCCGGAGGCGACGCCCTATAGTGCGGGGACGAGCTGGTGGCGGCGGGAGCTTCGAGCTCGGCTGGCTGCAGCCATGGAGGACGGCGGCGCTGAGGCGGGCGACGCACGCGCAGAGGCAGGTAGCGGCGCGACGAGGAGGTGcagagaggtggaggagaagaaggggatTCGCTGGGGGAAAGCTCGGTCGTCGCCGCGGCGCTGTGAGGAAAAAGTAGGCGGGGCGACGAGGCTCGCGCGTGCTGGGGAACTCCCCTCCCTGGCGATGCGTGAGGGAGCGATGGGATCGGGGGTTGCTGCGCGAGGGAGATGGTCTCGGCTCCTGGCGGCGCTGGTGGGAGCGAGAGGGGGGAGGTATCGATCGGGATGGGGTTGTGCTAGGGTTATGTGGCTGGGCTGCGGGAGGCCTTGGCCAAATGGGCCAGCGCGGTGGAGACTGGTTGGCCGGCCTGGGCCTAGGGATGGGCCCTAGAGGCCGGCCTGCtggacttctctctctctctctctctctctctctctctctcttcttttatatcctttagcagaaAAGAAAATCGAGAGAGGGAAAAGAAGAAGAGGGTTAGGGAAGGATTTTGCGCATAGGGATAATTTCCCCGAACTtgcaaaaatgagcttgatcccgcaaaatagaagtgggcacgcggttgaagttgaattcaaactcatttgaaattaattcaaatgatttgaataggaagtgacgtttggaaggtccaaaaatgttgagacttttggaggagcctaaaaaaagaagaaagaattttcggcaaggtttggagatcaactggAAGCAGAAAGGCATGGGATTATCTGCacgtgtgttatgggtgattccaaattattggaatataatttatatagctccctaaaatattgggggAATATGTTTTAAAGTaatcaccatagtgaatatccctcgatttaaatggaccgaagatccatgcaatttatttagttgagttaagaaaagaaatgacatgatggcatgatgacatgatgcaaagatgaaagcgatgaaccaaacaaatcacacgacgaaaccaggaaaccctggaaggcaactgaagctccggtctaGGGGCGTTACAAaaatcccccacagttatactagcaaggaaatctctaaattcagatttgcgaggttgcctaacactaccccattgtggaagtttgcaagcagtggtaaaatcctctaagtccatcatataagatttttcataaagatcaaacaggacagttggagaattgcgtgaagatgaaaattcaaacctcctcacaaaggaactagtgagatagtggtactggcggcactttgcctcctcgaagctcacaagatcaacgTTACGcagatatgcgttaaattcttccttgatttccGCTTGATTcataaagtcctctgaaggccattcacagggctgcactggagcgtcccttggtggctcatcatcagcatcacgcattgcaagcctgggttcttctttccttgaagagccaccttggtacattttcctaaacatatttcttcctctgaaaaatgtctgaaatttttagtaacttaaaataaaagtgaaccaaactcaacaatattgatagcaactactcctacaagtgcctagatcctatatcatgcatcaaaactacttggaaccatataaatttgacatgcaagctcaagaacagggacaactaggcagcataaatttgcagagaataaagcactagaacaaaaactaattggaccaatggaggagtcacatatcaaGGAACAataccccaagcagttttgtgagaggtgctttgagcaagtacatcaaaaatggcagcaaaatgagcttggacacgggtttgaactggataatcgtgtttgtgggaggaagaaggagtgtgtgggtgcaggaataagtggaggagggccaccgtgggcccacgaggcagggggcgcctagggggtaggacgcgccctccaccctcgtggacaggtggatgcccccctgctgtgttctcagtgccaactattctcaaatattccagaaaaaaacatatttaaatttcagggcatttggagaacttttattttcggggtatttttatattgcacagataattcagataacagacagaaaatactatttttattttatttaatataaataacagaaagtaaaaggagggtacagagagttgtgttttctaaattcatccatctcatgatcatcaaaaggaatccactaacaaggttgatcaggtcttgttaacaaactctttccgaataacatggaaccggagaattttcgaataaaactaggttacctcaacggggatatgcacatccccaataataagaatatcatatttcttcttgacagtaggaagaggaaattcaaaacctccaaaaataatggatggaatttttccaatagaattgatactgtggacttgaggttgtttcctcggaaagtgtaccgtatgctcattaccattaacatgaaaagtgatattgcctttgttgcaatcaatgatagcccctgcagtattcaaaaatggtcttcCAAGAATAGTGGACATACTAtcctcctcgggaatatcaagaataacaaagttcgttaaaatagtaacgttgcaaccacaacaggcacatcctcacaattaCCGACGGGTATAGaatttgatttatcagccatttggaaagatattttagtaggtgtcaacttattcaaatcaagtttacgatataaagagagaggcataacactaacaccagctccaagatcacataaagcagttttaacatagtttcttttaatggagcatggtatagtgggtactcctggatctccaagtttctttggtattccacccttaaaattataattagcaaccatagtggaaatttcagcttccggtatctttcttttattagtaacaatttctttcatgtacttaagcctagggattcattttaagcatatcaattaatcacatacgcaaaaagataggtctaatcatttcaacaaagtgctcaaaatcctcatcatcttttttcttggatgattTGGAAGGAAAAGGCATTGTCGGCGTaggggtcccggcaaacccttaaggtttgaacactggggtgcgcgcaaagtctttccctccaaccgatctacgctctagcttgctaggatcttgcggacgaactcgacaaactcacaacacagaaggacacagggtttatactggttcaggccaccattgtggtgtaataccctactccagtgtggtggtggcggattgcctcttgggctgatgatgaacaatacaagggtagaacggcctcctgaggttaaggcgttcttgtg is drawn from Triticum dicoccoides isolate Atlit2015 ecotype Zavitan chromosome 4A, WEW_v2.0, whole genome shotgun sequence and contains these coding sequences:
- the LOC119283586 gene encoding sister chromatid cohesion 1 protein 1-like; amino-acid sequence: MALRLSGILMGGVVIVYERKVKLLYDDVSRLLIEINEAWKIRPAVDHTVLPKGKAQAKYEAVTLPENAVDMEVEQPVFFTDTDTTRFRGMVIVVICVFWKLKLC